The genomic DNA CCGGCACCCATGTCGATATCGCGTTCAGACGGAGTCCTGATGGAGCCCTTAGCCTTGGTAGCGATACCACCGCCACCGCCGCCGAGAAGACCAGCCAGGCCGTCACCGATACCACCGGAACCACCTTCGGCATAACCTTCGTTAAAGCCACCGTCAGCCTTACCGCGACGACCACCGAGAACGGTCTTACCCGTCGTCTGGAGGCCAGCCACGTCCTTCAGCACCTTGTCGATGTCCTTGGAGAACTTCTGGTTCTTCATGAGGTCGTAGGCACCTGCAGAGGCATTCTTGGTCTGAGCCGTCAAGAGCTTAAGCACACCACGAGTCTGGGGAGCGTTGGGCTGACCCTTACCACGCGGCTTGCCACCACCACCAGCCTTCTTACGAGGCTTCTTGGGTTCTTCCTTCTTCTTCTCTTCCTTCTTCTCTTCCTTCTTTTCATCGATGGTCATAGAAGCGGTCAAGTCG from uncultured Fibrobacter sp. includes the following:
- a CDS encoding AgmX/PglI C-terminal domain-containing protein, yielding MAKKNTPAVDPLVASLMPESDKKMGAIAGISLVVALAICLWASMYEQVVDEVVFDDSAAADLTASMTIDEKKEEKKEEKKKEEPKKPRKKAGGGGKPRGKGQPNAPQTRGVLKLLTAQTKNASAGAYDLMKNQKFSKDIDKVLKDVAGLQTTGKTVLGGRRGKADGGFNEGYAEGGSGGIGDGLAGLLGGGGGGIATKAKGSIRTPSERDIDMGAGGGSRSAADIMKVVRQRTPGLRHIYNKFLKKKPGFQGKVTLKFTIAPGGEIISISIASSTTGYGEFDGEVKTAVSRWKFSKVKSGNTTVTIPFTFSE